The sequence CTGCCATCAGCACCTTCATGCACCGCACGTACGACCTGTCGACCTCCTCCTTGTCGGTGAAGGCGACCGCCGCCGGCGCCGCGTAGGCGCCCTTGCACAGCCTCACGCGCGAACCCTCGTAGGCCAGTTCCGCGCAGTGCTCCTCTGCACGGCGCAGGTACGCCTGGACGACCGCGCCCACGTCCGGGTAGTCCCGCCGCAGTTCGTGGACGACTCCCAGCGTCGAGTCGACGGCCGTGTGCTCTTCCATGTCGATGGTGACCGTCGTGCCGGCCGAGCGGGCGGCCGCGCACACCCGCCGCGCGTTCTCCAGGGCGAGGTCTTCGTCGAAGGTCCGCCCGATGGCCGACAGCTTGAGCGACACCTCGGCGCGCCTCCCGAGCCCGGCTGCGCCCAGCCGTCCGAGAAGCTCGACATAGTGCGCGGCGTTCGCCTCGGCGCGGCCCTCGTCGTGGGTGTCCTCGCCCAGGACGTCCAGGCTGACGAGCAGGCCCTCGCCGGTCAGCCCGCCGGTGACGCGCAGGGCGTCGTCGATCGTCTCACCGGCGACGAAGCGGCGGACCACGTCGCCGGTGAACGGCGCGGTCTCCACCACCCTGCGCGCGCCGCCGCTGCGCGACGCGACCAGCAACGCCTGACGAAGCACTGTGCGAACCCCTCGTCCCCTGGGCCTACCGTCCCAGGCTATGCCGCCGGGGCCCGGCGCTCACGACACGGTGCCGAGGCTGTTCCCGGCGCCGTACTGCTGCACGTACTCCTTCATCCGCGCGGTCTTGACCGCTTCGAAGAGGGCCTTCGCCTTCGCTCCGTCCAGGAACACGACGCTCTGCCTCTTGCGCATGCCGGTGCCCTTGTGCGGCAGCGTCATGAACATCACGTCGGACGCGCGGACGCTGCGCATGCTGAGCGCCAGCGAGCGCAGGTCGCCCGCCGACACCCCCTCGTCCACGCTGATCGACTTGGTGAGCGCCGACAGGAACCGGTCGAGCTTGAGCGGGTTGGTGAGCGTGCCCCGGTCGGCGGCCTGCTTGGCGAGCGCCCCGAGGAACGCCTGCTGCCGCTTGATCCGGTCGAAGTCGCCGTTCGGCAGGTTGTAGCGCTGCCGGACGAACAGCAGCGCGTCCTCGCCGTTCAGCTTCTGCCGTCCCGCCTCCCAGCGCTTCTTGCGCGCCGGGTCGTACACGCCCTGCTTGATGTTGACGGTGACGCCGCCGAGCGCGTCCGTCATCGACTTGAAGCCCTCGAAGTCGATCGCGCCGTAGTGGTCGATGCGGATGCCGGTGAGGCTCTCCAACGTCTCGATCAGCAGTTTCGGCCCGCCGAACGAGAACGC is a genomic window of Actinomadura citrea containing:
- a CDS encoding proline dehydrogenase family protein; translation: MLRQALLVASRSGGARRVVETAPFTGDVVRRFVAGETIDDALRVTGGLTGEGLLVSLDVLGEDTHDEGRAEANAAHYVELLGRLGAAGLGRRAEVSLKLSAIGRTFDEDLALENARRVCAAARSAGTTVTIDMEEHTAVDSTLGVVHELRRDYPDVGAVVQAYLRRAEEHCAELAYEGSRVRLCKGAYAAPAAVAFTDKEEVDRSYVRCMKVLMAGKGYPMLATHDPRLIEVAGALSVLNERDDDTFEYQMLYGIRPQEQRRLAAEGAQVRVYVPYGREWYQYFMRRLAERPANLRFFMRSLVGRS
- a CDS encoding LCP family protein, encoding MTSPDLHGSQVPQRPEEGAPAPAGPEAPGAPGGPGPDAEAAFWGGSDGGGETRRKRRWPRVLIAVGVFVALVVAGLGGLAWQRQSSYNGNIDRLKGVMPDDSPNRPGANVEGTENWLLVGSDSRADATTGEGNQVWRPGQQRTDTIMLLHLPADRKKAYIVSFPRDSWVEIPGYGQQKINAAFSFGGPKLLIETLESLTGIRIDHYGAIDFEGFKSMTDALGGVTVNIKQGVYDPARKKRWEAGRQKLNGEDALLFVRQRYNLPNGDFDRIKRQQAFLGALAKQAADRGTLTNPLKLDRFLSALTKSISVDEGVSAGDLRSLALSMRSVRASDVMFMTLPHKGTGMRKRQSVVFLDGAKAKALFEAVKTARMKEYVQQYGAGNSLGTVS